From a single Acidobacteriota bacterium genomic region:
- a CDS encoding prolyl oligopeptidase family serine peptidase, which translates to MTKSLIFILAFVVTALAQQPVTPGQPGNQAARQQPAMRPIPPVGVEVPAPDRTELENGLKRLKVAMDKLNQHPLWPDVAIYHEAVRYALQYNEFFKLEEVFKAKLLLQHGEERARQLSEGKAPWTTATGLVVRGYVSKIDKSVQPYGLVIPASFTPNAPQRWRLDTWFHGRGETLSEVNFLSERETRMGEFTPRDTFVVHLYGRFCNANKFAGEVDLFETLDKVKQQYRIDENRILVRGFSMGGASTWQFGTHYPGLWAAIAPGAGFSESAQFLKLKLDGPDAPPWWEQKLFHLYDATDYAVNLFNTPVVAYNGEIDGQKQAADMMEKAMDAEGLRLRRVVGPKTGHSYHPDSKVELDRILDAIAERGRDPYPRKLQFTTWTLAYNQMKWATIDALGQHWERARLNAELVGDNGINVETANVAAFTFEMGPGGCALDGTRKPVVTIDGQKLTVAGLMSDRSWRVHFRKTGNQWAVADAPVVAGLHKVHGLQGPVDDAFLDSFVFVTPTAPPLAPGVAKWVEREQQRAITEWRRHFRGDAQVRKDAEITDADIAASNLILWGDPGSNKILARIADKLPLKWTAESIVVGSNRYAASTHAPILIFPNPLNPKKYIVLNSGFTFREFDYLNNARQIPKLPDFAVVDTTTPPDWRYPGKLVLAGFFKEDWTL; encoded by the coding sequence GGCCGCACGACAACAGCCCGCGATGCGCCCCATCCCACCCGTTGGCGTGGAAGTGCCTGCACCAGATCGCACCGAACTCGAAAACGGCTTGAAGCGCTTAAAAGTCGCAATGGACAAGCTCAACCAGCATCCACTCTGGCCCGACGTCGCGATTTATCACGAAGCGGTGCGCTACGCGCTGCAATACAACGAATTTTTTAAGCTGGAAGAAGTCTTCAAAGCCAAACTACTGTTGCAACACGGCGAAGAGCGTGCCCGGCAACTGTCCGAAGGCAAAGCACCCTGGACAACAGCGACCGGTTTGGTCGTGCGTGGTTATGTTTCTAAAATTGACAAAAGCGTGCAACCCTATGGCCTGGTGATTCCGGCTTCGTTTACGCCAAATGCGCCGCAACGTTGGCGGCTGGATACCTGGTTTCACGGACGCGGCGAAACGCTCAGCGAAGTCAATTTTCTAAGCGAACGCGAAACAAGGATGGGCGAGTTCACGCCGCGCGACACCTTCGTCGTGCATCTTTACGGGCGCTTTTGCAACGCCAACAAATTCGCGGGCGAAGTGGATTTGTTCGAGACGCTCGATAAGGTCAAGCAGCAATACCGCATTGACGAAAACCGCATCCTCGTGCGCGGGTTCTCGATGGGCGGCGCTTCGACGTGGCAGTTTGGGACGCACTATCCAGGGCTGTGGGCGGCGATTGCACCGGGCGCGGGTTTTAGCGAGTCGGCCCAATTTCTCAAGCTCAAACTCGATGGCCCGGACGCGCCGCCTTGGTGGGAACAGAAGCTCTTTCATCTTTATGACGCGACCGATTATGCGGTGAACCTGTTCAACACGCCGGTGGTTGCCTATAACGGCGAAATAGACGGGCAGAAGCAGGCCGCCGATATGATGGAAAAGGCAATGGACGCCGAAGGCTTGCGGCTGAGGCGTGTCGTCGGGCCTAAGACAGGGCATAGCTATCATCCCGATTCCAAAGTCGAGCTTGACCGCATCTTGGATGCCATCGCCGAACGGGGGCGTGACCCATATCCGCGCAAGCTCCAATTTACGACATGGACGCTGGCTTACAACCAGATGAAATGGGCGACGATTGATGCGCTGGGCCAGCATTGGGAGCGGGCGCGTTTGAACGCCGAACTGGTTGGTGACAACGGCATCAATGTCGAGACCGCCAACGTCGCGGCCTTCACGTTTGAAATGGGGCCGGGCGGTTGCGCGCTGGATGGCACGCGCAAACCTGTGGTCACAATTGACGGACAAAAGCTCACGGTTGCTGGGCTGATGTCAGACCGTTCGTGGCGCGTGCACTTCCGCAAGACTGGCAATCAATGGGCGGTGGCGGATGCGCCAGTTGTCGCAGGATTGCACAAAGTCCACGGCTTGCAGGGGCCGGTTGATGACGCCTTTCTGGATAGCTTTGTGTTTGTCACGCCGACGGCGCCGCCGCTTGCGCCCGGTGTGGCGAAGTGGGTCGAGCGCGAACAGCAACGCGCGATCACCGAATGGCGGCGGCATTTTCGGGGCGATGCGCAAGTCCGCAAAGATGCTGAAATCACTGACGCCGACATCGCCGCCAGCAATCTGATTCTCTGGGGTGATCCGGGCAGCAATAAGATTCTGGCGCGCATTGCCGATAAGCTGCCGCTCAAGTGGACGGCGGAAAGCATCGTGGTCGGAAGTAATCGCTACGCCGCCAGTACGCACGCGCCAATTTTGATTTTCCCGAATCCGCTGAATCCGAAAAAGTACATTGTGTTGAACAGCGGTTTTACCTTTCGCGAATTCGATTATCTGAACAATGCGCGGCAAATCCCAAAGCTGCCGGATTTCGCGGTGGTGGATACGACGACACCGCCCGATTGGCGTTATCCGGGCAAGCTTGTGCTGGCTGGGTTTTTCAAAGAGGATTGGACCCTTTAA
- a CDS encoding DUF1592 domain-containing protein — MKKKHLQLGIVILFGVGLTVLFGNVVSQAQRAGMTDLAAQKAQKELVEDYCVSCHNQKSKAASLVLEGLDFDRVASNAEVWEKVLRKVRTGQMPPAKAPKPDAHESAAFVSWLEGALDRAARVNPNPGRPAMHRLNRSEYSNAIRDLLAVDIKPGQALPVDDSGYGFDNIGEVLTLSPALLEKYLSVARRVSRLAVGDSKLKPTEERYYPRRNSRNEKVSDELPFFTRGGLAFQHYFPLDGEYLIRVKTPSNGETGEPARYFEHRLTVKAGLRNVGAAYPRESAKAEPAIPGPRRFGGPPPATGGAVPTQPLDLRLDGVRIKRFDIPETTTVEMVIINGPYNVAGRGETASRAKIFVCQPASPNEETACAKKILANLTRRAFRRPVTEGDVTPLLAFYERGRKDGDFEDGIQRALEAMLVAPDFLLRVESDPRGSGAVGAVYRLNDIELASRLSFFLWSSIPDDELLALAEQGKLKTPLVLQQQVRRLLDDPRSQAFVSNFGGQWLQLRNLDTITPDPEVYPNFDDSLRQGFRRETELFFESVLRENRSVFELLDADYTYLNQRLAEHYGIRGVYGPQFRRVALNETQRANRGGLLGQGSLLTVTSYPNRTSVVQRGKWILENLLGAPPPAPPANVPDLKAKGKDGRLLNAREQLDLHRADPICASCHARMDPIGFALENYDGIGKWRMKDAGQPIDASGKLPDGTTFNGPAELKQILLKSHRDEFVSTVIEKMLTYGLGRGLEAYDAPTVRAIMRETAKDNYRLPALISAIITSKPFQMRSQLASQPKEASQIGQLSRTERK; from the coding sequence ATGAAGAAGAAGCATTTGCAACTGGGAATCGTGATCTTGTTTGGCGTTGGCTTAACGGTGCTGTTTGGCAACGTGGTCTCGCAAGCTCAACGGGCGGGCATGACAGATTTGGCGGCGCAAAAGGCCCAAAAAGAGCTGGTCGAAGATTACTGTGTGAGCTGCCACAATCAGAAAAGCAAGGCGGCGAGCCTCGTGTTGGAAGGCCTGGATTTCGACCGTGTCGCCAGCAATGCCGAAGTCTGGGAAAAGGTTTTGCGCAAAGTCCGCACCGGCCAGATGCCGCCCGCCAAAGCACCCAAACCCGATGCGCACGAATCCGCCGCGTTCGTCAGTTGGCTGGAAGGCGCGTTGGATCGGGCCGCGCGCGTTAATCCGAATCCAGGACGTCCGGCAATGCATCGCTTGAATCGTTCGGAATACAGCAATGCGATTCGTGATTTGCTGGCCGTGGACATCAAGCCGGGTCAGGCCTTGCCTGTGGATGATTCCGGCTATGGCTTTGACAACATTGGCGAAGTGCTCACGCTCTCGCCCGCGCTGCTCGAAAAATATCTGTCGGTGGCGCGTCGTGTCAGCCGTTTAGCTGTCGGCGACAGTAAGTTAAAGCCGACCGAAGAGCGCTACTATCCGCGCCGCAACAGCCGCAACGAAAAGGTCAGCGATGAGCTGCCGTTTTTCACGCGCGGCGGCTTGGCGTTTCAGCATTACTTCCCGCTGGATGGCGAATACCTGATCCGCGTCAAAACGCCGTCGAATGGCGAGACGGGCGAACCGGCGCGCTACTTTGAGCATCGCCTGACGGTGAAAGCGGGCTTGCGCAACGTCGGCGCGGCGTATCCGCGTGAGAGCGCCAAGGCCGAACCGGCGATTCCGGGGCCGCGCCGTTTTGGTGGCCCGCCGCCCGCAACTGGCGGCGCGGTGCCGACCCAGCCGCTGGATTTGCGCTTGGACGGCGTGCGCATCAAACGCTTCGACATTCCCGAAACGACGACCGTCGAGATGGTCATCATCAATGGCCCTTACAATGTTGCCGGTCGAGGCGAGACCGCCAGCCGCGCCAAGATTTTTGTTTGTCAGCCTGCTTCGCCAAACGAAGAGACCGCCTGCGCGAAAAAGATTCTGGCAAACCTCACGCGCCGCGCTTTCCGGCGTCCGGTGACCGAGGGCGATGTGACGCCCTTGCTGGCGTTTTATGAACGTGGCCGCAAGGACGGCGATTTTGAAGACGGCATCCAGCGTGCGCTCGAAGCTATGCTGGTCGCGCCCGATTTCCTGTTGCGCGTCGAAAGCGATCCGCGCGGCAGTGGCGCAGTGGGCGCGGTCTATCGGCTGAACGACATCGAACTTGCCTCGCGCCTTTCCTTCTTTTTGTGGAGCAGCATTCCCGACGACGAACTGTTGGCGCTGGCCGAGCAGGGCAAGCTGAAAACACCGTTGGTCTTGCAACAACAGGTGCGTCGGTTGCTTGATGATCCCCGCTCGCAGGCGTTCGTCAGCAACTTCGGCGGGCAATGGCTGCAATTGCGCAACCTCGACACGATCACGCCTGACCCCGAAGTCTATCCAAATTTTGACGACAGTTTGCGCCAGGGCTTCCGCCGCGAGACCGAGTTGTTTTTTGAAAGCGTGTTGCGCGAAAACCGCAGCGTATTTGAGTTGCTCGATGCCGATTACACCTATCTGAATCAGCGGCTGGCAGAGCATTACGGCATCCGGGGTGTCTATGGCCCACAATTCCGCCGCGTGGCGTTGAATGAAACACAGCGCGCCAATCGCGGCGGCCTGTTGGGGCAGGGCAGTCTTTTGACCGTAACCTCATACCCCAACCGCACGTCAGTCGTACAGCGGGGCAAATGGATTTTGGAAAACCTGTTGGGTGCACCGCCGCCCGCGCCGCCCGCCAACGTGCCTGATTTGAAAGCGAAGGGGAAAGATGGGCGCTTGTTGAATGCGCGCGAGCAGTTGGATTTGCACCGTGCCGATCCGATTTGCGCTTCGTGTCACGCGCGCATGGATCCCATCGGCTTCGCACTCGAAAATTACGACGGCATTGGCAAATGGCGAATGAAAGACGCCGGCCAACCGATTGACGCTTCGGGCAAGTTGCCGGACGGGACGACCTTCAACGGCCCGGCGGAATTGAAACAGATTTTGTTGAAGAGCCACCGCGATGAATTCGTTTCGACAGTGATCGAAAAGATGCTGACGTATGGTTTGGGGCGCGGCCTGGAAGCTTACGATGCGCCGACCGTGCGCGCGATCATGCGCGAGACGGCCAAAGACAATTACCGGTTGCCCGCGCTGATTAGCGCGATCATTACTAGCAAACCGTTCCAGATGCGTAGCCAGTTGGCGAGTCAACCAAAAGAGGCAAGTCAGATTGGTCAATTAAGCCGGACAGAGAGGAAATAA
- a CDS encoding DUF1552 domain-containing protein, whose amino-acid sequence MIITKKALPRRTFLRGMGVTLALPLLDAMTPAMSASAKPTVRLGFVYVPNGIIMDKWTPLTEGADFKFMPTMKPLEKFREHVLVFSGLAQVQGRALGDGAGDHARAGATWLTGAHPKKSEISLYAGISADQVAAQALSQYTQFGSLELGIESNQLAGNCDSGYSCAYTNTIAWRSPTTPLPIENNPRAIFERMFGEGDSTDAASRLALLESQRSILDYVNSGIQRLSGKVGASDRTKLSEYTDAIRDIERRIQKAEQQNATMKLPVMERPTAVPDEFEDHVRLVMDLQVLAWQSDLTRVITLMMAREGSNRPYRNIGIADGHHNITHHQNDAEKIAKITKINEVHVKLFGYLLDKLKATPDGSSNLLENSLLVYGSSISDGNLHTHHDLPIVLAGGGGGQVKGNRHVMYPKETPLNNLLLSMLDKAGVQADKLGDSTGKLDCLA is encoded by the coding sequence ATGATCATCACGAAAAAAGCTTTGCCGCGCCGCACGTTTCTGCGCGGGATGGGTGTGACGCTGGCGTTGCCCTTGTTGGACGCGATGACGCCCGCAATGTCGGCCAGTGCGAAACCAACGGTGCGCTTGGGATTCGTTTACGTACCCAACGGCATCATCATGGACAAGTGGACGCCGCTGACCGAAGGTGCCGATTTCAAATTCATGCCGACGATGAAGCCGCTGGAAAAATTCCGCGAACACGTGCTGGTCTTCAGCGGTTTGGCGCAAGTCCAGGGCCGCGCGCTCGGCGATGGCGCGGGCGACCACGCGCGCGCAGGGGCGACGTGGCTGACCGGCGCGCATCCCAAAAAATCCGAGATCAGCTTGTATGCCGGCATTTCCGCCGATCAGGTGGCGGCGCAGGCCCTGAGCCAGTACACGCAATTCGGCTCGCTTGAACTCGGCATCGAATCGAATCAACTCGCGGGCAATTGCGACAGCGGTTATAGCTGCGCCTATACCAACACCATTGCCTGGCGCAGCCCGACGACGCCGCTGCCCATCGAGAACAATCCGCGCGCGATCTTCGAGCGCATGTTCGGCGAAGGCGACAGCACCGACGCCGCATCGCGGTTGGCCCTGCTCGAATCGCAACGCTCGATCCTCGATTACGTCAACAGCGGCATCCAACGGCTCAGCGGCAAAGTCGGCGCGAGCGACCGCACCAAACTGAGCGAATACACCGACGCCATCCGCGACATCGAGCGCCGCATTCAAAAAGCCGAACAGCAGAACGCCACGATGAAGCTGCCGGTGATGGAACGACCCACCGCCGTGCCCGACGAATTTGAAGACCACGTGCGGCTGGTGATGGATTTGCAAGTGCTCGCCTGGCAGAGCGATCTGACCCGCGTCATCACCCTGATGATGGCGCGCGAAGGCAGCAATCGCCCCTACCGCAACATCGGCATTGCCGACGGCCATCACAACATCACGCATCATCAAAACGACGCCGAAAAGATCGCCAAGATCACCAAGATCAACGAAGTCCACGTCAAACTATTCGGCTACCTCTTGGACAAACTGAAAGCGACGCCCGATGGCAGCAGCAACCTGCTCGAAAATTCGCTGCTCGTCTATGGCAGCAGCATCAGCGACGGCAATCTGCACACGCACCACGACCTGCCCATCGTCTTGGCGGGCGGCGGCGGCGGTCAGGTCAAAGGCAATCGTCACGTGATGTATCCGAAAGAAACGCCGCTGAACAACCTGTTGCTGAGCATGCTGGATAAAGCAGGCGTGCAAGCGGATAAGCTTGGTGATAGCACGGGCAAGTTGGATTGCTTGGCTTGA